From Lewinellaceae bacterium:
CCGGGGGGAGGGGGCGCCTGGTGCGTTTCCGCCTGGTTGCAAGCCAGCAGGAGGAGGGCCAGGAGGAGGGGTAGGGTTGTCCACCCGGAGATGGCTCTGAAGGGAAAGAGGGCGTAAAGCATAGGTTATGGTATTGCGGTGTTATGGTGTTCTGGTATTACGGTTTTGGCCTTGTGGCGGGTGCGGTTTCCTTTTGTGCCCCTGCTGAATTTAGAAGGGCCTGCCAGTAGGCATGCAGGGGGGGAGTGTTCAAAGTTTCTGGTTTCTGGGTTCTGCCCTCTTTCTGGAGCGCACCTTGTTGACCAGGCTGCAGGGCAAGCCACCGCTACCACAACACCCTGACACCGAGAATACCATAACACCGCAATAATAAGCCTTTATGTCCTTTTTCTTCGCACGATAAGGATTTCCTGAGTAGAAAAGGCCATCCAGGCGAAGTCATAAACGTTGTGATACCTCTTTCCTTGCTTATTGGTGTAAACCCCAGTGAGATAATCAAAATTAAACCCCATTTGGATAAGTTCCAGCCGGGCGATGGTCATTTTGTTTCGTTTTTCCCCCATGATGGTTTGGAAGATTTCCCGGTTTCGGTGCAGGATGCGGTCTACCTCGCGGGTCTCCAGGCGGGTTTCCCGGCGCCGGGAAGTGTTGAAATCGTTTTTGCATTTTACGCTGCAAAAGCGTTTATCGCTTCGGCCGGCCAATGGAGCGCTACAATGTTCGCATTGCCTGTTCATTTTTGGAAGCGTTGGATGATTTGTTAAAGATAATCGTTTTCTATCAGATAGTTATCCGTTGTTAACCACCAGATGAATATACTTTTAAAGCCTAATACTTTCGCCCCTGCTTTCCGTGAATTTGGGATTCAGGGGCGAATTCATTCATTGGAGATTTACACGCACCTCGGTCTATTTGAAACCCGCACTTCGCCTTTTGGCATAGACGGAGGTTCGGATACGCCTTAGTTGTAGGCCATGGAAAGGCAAAGCACAGATAATTGATAATCAATTGATTAACTTTCGTCTGACAACCTTCTGAGAAAAAAAATTGCGAAAATCAGTAAATAAACTTAACTTATTAAGTTATAACAAGGAACCGATTCAGGATTGAAAACTTAATATGTTAATAACCATAGGATTATGAGTGTATTTCAAATACGGATACCGGATAGTGTCAAAATCAATGATTTTGAACTAAGAATGTTGATAGCGTCAAAATTATTTGAAGAAGGTAAATTAAGTTCTGGACAAGCAGCAGAAATAGTTGGCATATCCAAGAGGGCGTTTGTAGAGATATTGGGTAAATACAATGTTTCGCTGTTTGGATATGAATATGAAGAGTTAGAAGAAGACCTGGAAAATGCCTGAGAAAATAATAATTGCGGATTCGAGCTGTTTAATAGCGCTGAGCAACATTGGTGAATTACAAATCCTCCAACAGGTATATCAACAAATAACGATCACACCAGAAATTGAAAATGAATTTGGAGAAGCTATCCTTGATTGGATAATAATCGAAGAGGTAACTGATAAAAAGAAGATAGAGATATTGGAGCTAGAACTTGACAAGGGAGAATCAAGTGCTATTGCATTGGCAATTGAAAAGGAGAATAGTTTATTGGAAATTGATGAGAAAAAAGGAAGAAATGTAGCAAAAAAGATGGGGATAAAAATAACTGGAATATTAGGGGTAATAATAAAGGCAAAAGAAATTGGTTTGATTAAAAAAATTACTCCTCTAATTGAAAAACTAGAAAAGGTTGACTTCAGAATATCAAAGACATTGAAAGAGAAAATATTAAGGAGAGTTGGTGAATTGTGAACACGGCCTGCAACACCGGGAAGAGGCCTATAACCACCTGATGGATGCTCACGACCACGAAATGTTCAAATGGGTAAGGGCATTCCATCCTTACGACCTGTACTCCAAAGCCGCCGCTCCTCCCGATGTGCAGGCGCTTAGGCACGAGGAAAGAATAAAGTGTTCAATTATGGGGCAGTAATTTTTGTGCCAGGCAAGGCGCGAAGAATGAGGATAGCCAAAGCTACCTGAGTGATAGCCTGCCCCGCACCCGAAGGGTCGGGGAGCAACGCAGCATGGCGCAAAAAGTACAAGCCAGAATGGACAGTTTGTT
This genomic window contains:
- a CDS encoding DUF3368 domain-containing protein; protein product: MPEKIIIADSSCLIALSNIGELQILQQVYQQITITPEIENEFGEAILDWIIIEEVTDKKKIEILELELDKGESSAIALAIEKENSLLEIDEKKGRNVAKKMGIKITGILGVIIKAKEIGLIKKITPLIEKLEKVDFRISKTLKEKILRRVGEL
- a CDS encoding UPF0175 family protein, translating into MSVFQIRIPDSVKINDFELRMLIASKLFEEGKLSSGQAAEIVGISKRAFVEILGKYNVSLFGYEYEELEEDLENA